The Buchnera aphidicola (Microlophium carnosum) sequence CAAACAGCAATTCCAATAAAGGGAATAATGTAAATTATTAAAAGCCAAGACATAGAAGAAGGTATATTACGTCGTTTAATCAAGACTCGAAAGGTAATATTAGCAATTAACAAGCAATATATCAAAAAAATTAGATATTTAATTAAATTATAAAAAATACCCATCCATTGAAGGTCCTATTTATGATTCTGTAAAAAGATCTGATCTGTATAATTAAATATTTTTCTATTGTTGAAAACAAAATATATCTAACTATAAAGTAATAAGATAATTAATAAATATAAAAATATTATTTATAAAGATTGTAATAATTCATTTTACTATTAAAGTTAATAAAAAAATTATATAACACTATTTTTGTTCAATGTTTTAAAAAAGAATACTTTGAAAATAAATATAAATACAATTAGTTTAATTTAGTGTTGAATATAATACTTTGAAAATATTTTTTTTAATAATTAAAAAATTTTTTAGAAGTATATATTTTTCTATTAATTTTTCAACAATATATATTATTTTATAATAATATAAATATATTTTTTATTTAAATAATACTCATAGGTAATAATTCACGAGGTTTTCCTATTGTATTAATAGCTACATAAATAAACTTTGCTTCTGCAGCACAATAATATTGACCTAATGGTTTTGAATAAATTTTTTTAACCCATATTTCTACATTAATTTTGATAGAACTTTTTCCAATTTTAATACATTTTGCATAACAATTAACAATATCACCAACTGATATAGATTTTAGAAAAGTCATTTCATCAACTCGTACGGTAGCAACTTTTCCACCTGCAATTTCTTTTGCTAATATTGCTCCACCCATATCCATTTGAGACATAATCCATCCACCAAAAATATCACCATTAGCGTTAGTATCTGAAGGCATTGAAAGTGTTTTTAATACTATTATTCCCTTTGGTAATGTATTTTTTTCTGACATTATTAAAATGTTCACTCTATTATGTTATAAAAAAATTATTTATCTTTCGATATTTTATAATTGATATAAATACTAGTTATTAAAATTAAAAAAAACGTTAAAGATGTAACACCAAAAACTTTAAAGTTAACCCATGTTTTTTCTGAAAAATACAATGCTATATAAATATTTAAAATACCGCAAAACAAAAAAAATAAAGACCAAAAAAAGTTAATTTTACGCCAATAAATATTGGATATTTTTATATCTTTTTCTAAAAATCTTTGGAT is a genomic window containing:
- the yciA gene encoding acyl-CoA thioester hydrolase YciA yields the protein MSEKNTLPKGIIVLKTLSMPSDTNANGDIFGGWIMSQMDMGGAILAKEIAGGKVATVRVDEMTFLKSISVGDIVNCYAKCIKIGKSSIKINVEIWVKKIYSKPLGQYYCAAEAKFIYVAINTIGKPRELLPMSII